Genomic segment of Bacteroidales bacterium:
ATCAACAGATCGATACATAAGCAAACCATTTTTCATAAACTTATTGTTCGAATGGTTGAAGGTGATCCCATTACATATCAGAATGTTAAAATTAGTGCTTAAATAAACACCTCAATTAAATAATATGTATATCCGCTATATTACCTATAAGCAAAACTCGCTCCATTGTCATTCCGGGCGAAGTCCCGGAATCTAGATTATAAAGAACTGGATTCCTGCATTCGCAGGAATGACAACTTGGGTTGTTTATTCCTGATTAGGTATTATTGCGGACAATCATATTAAATAATTTACAATTGGGTATCGCAAAATGCGATAGTTGCATTTGCTCGGATACAAAGTTTTCCCTTGAGGGAATTTGGCAATTTGATAATGAATATACTCGATTCCATACAATTTTCAACTTGCCACATTATCAAATTTTCAAATTAACTAATTCTCAAATTAACTAATTTTCAAATTATTATTTCTCCTCCCCCAACCCCTGATTCCCCGTATCGAGTACATACTTCCATTCACCCTTCTCGTTCCTTTTCCAGATTGTTGTATAGGTTCCTTTGCTAATCTGATCGGGGTTTGCTTTTTCCTTAAACTCCCAAATTCCATAGGTATATCCAAGTTCGCCAGACTCAGCTGCACGAGCGTAGATGGGTTTCCATGTTAAAACATAAGTAGTATCAGGTCTTTTGGCCTGCCGCTCCTCCAAAAGTTTAATGCCCACCATTGGGTAGCTATTGGGAGCAAGGAATGTAACATCCTCGGCAGCAAATTTAACGAATGCAGCATTCTTTCCATGCTCAACGGAATAGGTGCTAAAATCACTATCTACTTGCATCAATTCATCGCAATACTTTTGGGTATCGACCTTTTTCTGATTGCATCCAAAGAGAAGAATCAAAAAGGTTAAGATTAGAGTTGTGGGTTTCATGGTATTTAGTGTTTAGTGTTTGTGTTAATTCTCAAATCTTCAAATTCTTCAATTTTCAAATTATTAAGCATCTTCCGTCTTCTGACTTCTGACTTCCGTCTTCCAACTTCTCAATGATACCAAACCAACACTTTCCCCTATCACATACCAAGATTGCTATAGATTAATCTCGTTTTTGTCGGTTGATTTAATAATAACCCCCTCGATTGGAATCTTAATAATCTTTGAATTAGTAGCATTGGATTTAATGGTAACGCTACGGCTGATAACCTGCGGGCGTGGTTCAATCCTGAATTCCACTTTAATTAAACCCGATTTTCCAGGGAGAATTGGCGCTTTTGGCCATTCCTTAATATTTGTTCCGCAACACCCAGCTACTTCATTAAGGATTAGCGGTTGATTTCCAGTATTTATAACCGAAATTTGAATCTTTCCATTCTCATCCGACAGATCGTTTAAGCCTATTTCACCCATTTTAACCGTATCTGGCTTAGTAGTAATGAATGCGCCTTTATTTTGGGCAGAAACTGAAAGTGTTGCTGCAATAAAAAGAAATAGTGAGAAAAAAGTTCGTTTCATCTGATTATCGTTTTTAGCCTTTTGTTTTAGAACCCCAACCCCTTAAAAAGGGGCTATAACAGTATTTACATTTTTACTTAAATTCTGATTTTATTTGCTTTAGTACACCAGTAAGGTTATTAATAACTTCTTTGTTCTCGAATCTTAAAACCTTTTTATCCATTAACGCAAGGTGTGTATCCCGGTCAATATCTTTTGCTATCCCCTCCTGTGTAAAATGTTGCTGTCCATCTAACTCTATAATTAACTTCTCTGATGAACAATAAAAATCAGCTATATAATAACCAATACTATGTTGTCTTCTGAATTTTCGCCCACACAACTTCTTATCTTTTAATACCTCCCATAAAACAAGTTCCGCCTCAGTCATATTCCTTCGCAAATGACGGCGAGTGTCCTTTAAATATGGCAAGTTATTGAGTTTAGTAGTCATTTACTATTGAAGCTGTATTAATATTGCTGATGTTTAGATATCATCGCTCTGTTATAGCCCCTTCTTAAGGGGTTGGGGTTATTAAAGCCTTACCTCTCCAAAATTATACCAACAAATTTAAATGCTAAAATACAAAAAAGAATGATTCACCTTAAAGCAGCAAAATTTGCTTTTTACCGAAAGCAAAATGTTTAGTTTAATCGGAGTTAATTCACCAAAAACAAATAGTTTATTGTCCATATTTCAATTTTATACAATTGATATTCATATAATTACAATCAAATATGATGGATGTAACATCATTTATATCAAATTGCACTTATCAAATAATAGCCTACGCTTATTCACTTTAAAATAGCTATCACAACGTACTTAACTCTTATCAAAAACATCAATTTTCTATGCCGTAACTTTGAACATCATGTAAAATCTGCACAAAAACAATTACCAAGAATTTATTTAAAATAGATAAGTAAATGATTGA
This window contains:
- a CDS encoding DUF1573 domain-containing protein, which translates into the protein MKRTFFSLFLFIAATLSVSAQNKGAFITTKPDTVKMGEIGLNDLSDENGKIQISVINTGNQPLILNEVAGCCGTNIKEWPKAPILPGKSGLIKVEFRIEPRPQVISRSVTIKSNATNSKIIKIPIEGVIIKSTDKNEINL
- a CDS encoding endonuclease domain-containing protein, with the protein product MTTKLNNLPYLKDTRRHLRRNMTEAELVLWEVLKDKKLCGRKFRRQHSIGYYIADFYCSSEKLIIELDGQQHFTQEGIAKDIDRDTHLALMDKKVLRFENKEVINNLTGVLKQIKSEFK